In Glycine max cultivar Williams 82 chromosome 7, Glycine_max_v4.0, whole genome shotgun sequence, a single window of DNA contains:
- the LOC100527011 gene encoding uncharacterized protein LOC100527011, producing the protein MNIMSGCSESSTKPNTIINNSPKSKPPFKPAKDDTKPVLQDPILRSDPIETEEAVLRLPPFKIPTSTSTPEMA; encoded by the exons ATGAACATCATGAGTGGTTGTTCAGAATcttcaaccaaaccaaacaccatCATCAACAATTCACCCAAATCCAAGCCTCCTTTCAAGCCAGCAAAGGATGATACCAAGCCCGTTCTTCAAGATCCt ATACTGAGATCCGACCCAATTGAGACAGAGGAAGCTGTGCTGCGATTGCCACCATTCAAAATCCCCACTTCAACTTCAACACCTGAAATGGCATGA